In one window of Spartinivicinus marinus DNA:
- a CDS encoding DUF4347 domain-containing protein yields the protein MRHYVKSLLSSAPFKFFNGRLNILSQQVKNISSLKNTNVSALPTMNASLLLPLEKRYLFDGAAVATAVDATQQPVEPQQENDDAAAQDLLQALNTANEVESTNDTRKEVVFIDSRVIDYESLVDGLGDNLEVVVLNTDQNGVAQIANSLSGRQVDAIHIVSHGDDGKLFLGNTTLDVNSLNNYASYLTAIGQSLNSVGNDRGDILLYGCDVGRGAAGEAFVQALAGLTNADIAASTDDTGNSDLSGDWDLEYNTGNITTDTPFSETALAAYDYLFALPISSDQTTNYDGLGLSDTAVIANGTVIDDISYDGWRFNGFGGETGVYAHEGSLTNDVNTTGTRFYTSDSSNFKFTSVDYNIDTQGNPANATITFYGFRNGVQVESQGFNAADNSSGTWTLNWGSVDEVKVTANTNWIFMDNLKVGAEIPANATPAISINNTNLAYTEGNAATQIDSAATVSDSDGDAEWNGGSLSVQITGNAEAGDRISIVDSDGDGTAITISGTNIFANGVDIGDLSASGGIVTGGTKLTITFDSDATNANVQEVLQSIRYDSTTQDPGTSNRTITFTATDKNAASGSDTRTIAMTAVNDEPTLTANASNPTYTEGGSAASLFSGTSVSTVESGQTVNGLTFTVTNVTNGSNERINVDGTTIVLTHGTNGSTASNSLNYSVSVIGTTATLSLTGGSLSAAAAQTLVDNMSYQNNSNSPSTSNRVVTLTSIQDSGGTANGGDNTGSLAIASTVTVVQNNDEPTLTANASNPTFTEGGAAASLFSGSSISTVEAGQLIKGLTFTITNVTNGSSERLNIDGTAIILTHGTSGTTASNSLSYSVSVVGTTATVSLTGGTMSTAAAQTLVDGMSYQNNSNTPNTSNRVVTITSLQDNGGTANGGDDTASLAIASTVTVVGVNDEPTLTANASNPTYTEGGAAASLFTGTSISTVEAGQNITGLSFTITNVTNGSNERINVDGTTIVLTHGTNGSTAGNSLNYSVMVIGTTATVTMTGGNMSTAAAQTMIDNMSYQNNSNSPSTSNRVVTLTSIQDSGGTANGGDNTGSLAVASTVTVVQNNDEPTLTANGSNPTFTEGGAAGSLFNGTSISTVEAGQTIKGFTFSVSNVANGINEVINIDGTAIVLTHGTSGSTAGNSLSYSVSVVGTTATVSLAGGTMSTATAQTLIDNMSYQNNSNTPSTSNRVVTLTSIQDSGGTANGGDDTASISVASTVTIVGVNDEPTLTANASNPTYTEGGAAASLFTGTDINTVESGQNITGLSFTITNVTNGSNERINIDGTTIVLTHGTNGSTAGNSLNYSVMVIGTTATVTMTGGNLSVAAAETMIDNMSYQNNSNSPSTSNRVVTLTSIQDSGGTANGGDNTGSLAVASTVTVVQNNDEPTLTANGSNPTFTEGGAAGSLFNGTSISTVEAGQTIKGFTFSVSNVANGINEVINIDGTAIVLTHGTSGSTAGNSLSYSVSVVGTTATVSLAGGTMSTATAQTLIDNMSYQNNSNTPSTSNRVVTLTSIQDSGGTANGGDDTASISVASTVTIVGVNDEPTLTANASNPTYTEGGAAASLFTGTDINTVESGQNITGLSFTITNVTNGSNERINIDGTTIVLTHGTNGSTAGNSLNYSVMVIGTTATVTMTGGNLSVAAAETMIDNMSYQNNSNSPSTSNRVVTLTSIQDSGGTANGGDNTGSLAVASTVTVVQNNDEPTLTANGSNPTFTEGGAAGSLFNGTSISTVEAGQTIKGFTFSVSNVANGINEVINIDGTAIVLTHGSSGSTAGNSLSYSVSVVGTTATVSLAGGTMSTATAQTLIDNMSYQNNSNTPSTSNRVVTLTSIQDSGGTANGGDDTASISVASTVTIVGVNDEPTLTANASNPTYTEGGAAASLFTGTDINTVESGQNITGLSFTITNVTNGSNERINIDGTTIVLTHGTNGSTAGNSLNYSVMVIGTTATVTMTGGNLSVAAAETMIDNMSYQNNSNSPSTSNRVVTLTSIQDSGGTANGGDNTGSLAVASTVTVVQNNDEPTLTANGSNPTFTEGGAAGSLFNGTSISTVEAGQTIKGFTFSVSNVANGINEVINIDGTAIVLTHGTSGSTAGNSLSYSVSVVGTTATVSLAGGTMSTATAQTLIDNMSYQNNSNTPSTSNRVVTLTSIQDSGGTANGGDDTASISVASTVTIVGVNDEPTLTANASNPTYTEGGAAASLFTGTDINTVESGQNITGLSFTITNVTNGSNERINIDGTTIVLTHGTNGSTAGNSLNYSVMVIGTTATVTMTGGNLSVAAAETMIDNMSYQNNSNSPSTSNRVVTLTSIQDSGGTANGGDNTGSLAVASTVTVVQNNDEPTLTSNGSNPTFTEGGAAGSLFNGTSISTVEAGQTIKGFTFSVSNVANGINEVINIDGTAIVLTHGTSGSTAGNSLNYSVSVVGTTATVSLAGGTMFTATAQTLIDNMSYQNNSNTPSTSNRVVTLTSIQDSGGTANGGDDTASISVASTVTIVGVNDEPTLTANASNPTYTEGGAAASLFTGTSISTVEAGQTITGLTFTVSNVSDGSSEVIVVDGVAVVLTQGNSGTTATNGLNYNVTMVGTTATVSLTGGNLSAAAAQSVIDNMAYQNNNQMPTTASRVVTLTSIQDSGGTANGGDNTGSLAIASTVTVVANNDAPTLSSTASNPTYVEDGAAVNLFSGTTIDTVETGQTLTGLSFNVSNINDGINEIINVDGTQIRLVDGRSGITSINNLSYTVSVVGSTAQVNLTGGSLSVVAMQALVNGMSYQNNSQFPDTSERVVTLTKLSDSGGVANGGQDASAFTIHSTVSVVQVNDAPTAISLSSDVIRKSNTTGLIGTFATTDVDTDDTHSYSLVTGVGSQHNGLFSITGNLLKPKDLSTIDGGAYSIRVAVNDGNGGRFERTFTISIIDDVATNLNISQLSGNSAADTTLSVSDPAPLATFVLEPIGSETVLSDTVETTTPTFTVRPVVSTSIPTINTTADVITTSTGIAVGLPQRAAVGLGINPAFGFSTANGVGFSTSGDSGAAVLVPSGSDSAISGGGEPGVRVSFGSQALPTNAPSVTPSPVTSPIPGVAPITLVSPIDNQPMGNDQGTNSGDQPGNKNQANPAAAPALGNGGLNINNHSQQANNTVANPNNEPAKQGDNTTGEPATNDTNSQPNDPNKQKKTEAQLQLMQNGLNFNEQLQLVSHRFEIEQLLLLEALEDMLEEPDVVNG from the coding sequence TGGAAGTGGTGGTATTAAATACTGATCAAAATGGCGTCGCGCAAATTGCTAATAGCTTGAGTGGTCGGCAGGTGGACGCGATTCATATTGTCTCCCATGGCGATGATGGAAAGTTATTTTTAGGTAATACCACTCTTGACGTTAATAGCTTGAATAATTATGCCAGTTATTTAACAGCTATCGGTCAATCACTTAACAGTGTAGGAAATGATCGAGGCGATATTCTTTTATATGGCTGTGATGTGGGTCGTGGTGCTGCTGGAGAAGCGTTTGTTCAAGCCTTAGCGGGTTTAACTAATGCGGATATTGCGGCTTCAACGGATGATACGGGTAACAGTGATTTAAGTGGCGATTGGGATTTGGAATACAACACGGGCAATATCACCACAGATACACCGTTTTCAGAGACAGCTCTGGCCGCCTATGATTATTTATTTGCCTTACCTATTTCCAGTGATCAGACCACTAATTATGATGGGTTGGGACTGTCTGATACGGCGGTAATCGCTAATGGCACAGTGATTGATGATATTTCTTATGATGGTTGGCGGTTTAATGGTTTTGGAGGCGAAACGGGAGTTTATGCCCATGAAGGTAGTTTAACTAATGATGTGAATACCACTGGTACACGCTTTTATACCAGTGACAGCTCCAACTTCAAATTCACCAGTGTTGATTACAATATCGATACACAGGGTAATCCCGCTAATGCCACTATTACCTTTTATGGTTTTCGTAATGGGGTGCAAGTGGAGTCTCAAGGGTTTAATGCGGCTGATAACAGTTCTGGTACCTGGACATTAAACTGGGGGTCAGTTGATGAGGTGAAGGTTACTGCAAATACTAACTGGATCTTCATGGATAATTTAAAGGTAGGGGCAGAAATTCCTGCTAATGCTACGCCAGCTATTTCAATTAATAATACCAACTTAGCCTATACAGAAGGCAATGCAGCGACCCAGATTGATAGCGCTGCCACTGTCAGTGATTCTGATGGTGATGCAGAGTGGAACGGTGGCTCTTTATCAGTGCAAATTACTGGTAATGCAGAAGCAGGCGATCGTATCAGTATTGTCGACAGTGATGGTGATGGTACAGCGATAACCATTAGTGGCACCAATATTTTTGCTAATGGCGTCGATATTGGCGATCTCAGTGCCAGTGGCGGTATCGTGACCGGTGGGACTAAATTGACCATTACCTTTGATAGCGACGCCACCAATGCCAACGTGCAGGAAGTATTGCAGTCCATTCGTTATGACTCCACAACTCAAGACCCAGGCACCTCGAACCGCACCATTACGTTTACTGCCACGGATAAAAATGCAGCCAGTGGTTCTGATACACGAACGATTGCGATGACAGCGGTGAACGATGAGCCAACCTTAACCGCCAATGCTAGCAACCCCACTTATACAGAAGGGGGAAGCGCGGCTAGCTTGTTTAGCGGAACGAGTGTTAGCACTGTGGAGTCAGGACAAACGGTGAATGGCTTAACCTTCACTGTCACTAATGTCACCAATGGCAGTAATGAGCGCATTAATGTGGATGGCACCACCATTGTGCTCACCCATGGTACTAATGGTTCTACTGCCAGCAACAGCTTAAATTACAGTGTCAGTGTCATTGGTACCACGGCTACCCTGTCGCTGACAGGGGGTAGTTTGTCAGCCGCTGCTGCACAAACCCTAGTGGATAATATGAGTTACCAAAATAACAGTAACTCACCTAGCACCAGTAATCGGGTGGTGACGTTAACCAGTATTCAAGACAGTGGCGGTACTGCCAATGGTGGTGATAACACGGGTTCATTAGCGATAGCCTCAACGGTGACGGTGGTACAAAACAACGATGAACCGACGTTAACTGCTAATGCCAGCAACCCGACCTTTACCGAAGGCGGTGCGGCGGCCAGCCTGTTCAGTGGTAGTAGTATCAGCACGGTGGAGGCGGGGCAGTTAATCAAAGGGCTAACGTTCACCATTACCAATGTCACCAATGGCAGTAGTGAGCGGCTCAATATCGATGGCACCGCGATTATCCTGACTCACGGTACCAGTGGCACCACCGCCAGTAATAGTTTGAGTTACAGTGTCAGTGTGGTGGGTACTACCGCCACGGTATCCTTGACGGGCGGCACCATGTCAACGGCAGCGGCCCAAACCTTAGTGGATGGGATGAGCTACCAAAATAATAGCAATACCCCTAATACCAGTAATCGGGTAGTGACCATCACCAGCCTGCAAGATAATGGAGGCACCGCTAATGGCGGGGATGACACCGCTTCATTGGCGATTGCCTCAACCGTGACTGTCGTGGGCGTTAATGACGAGCCTACCTTAACTGCCAATGCCAGCAACCCGACCTATACCGAAGGCGGGGCGGCGGCCAGCCTGTTTACTGGTACGAGTATTAGTACGGTGGAAGCCGGGCAAAATATCACCGGGCTGAGCTTTACCATCACTAATGTGACCAATGGCAGTAATGAGCGGATCAATGTGGATGGTACCACTATTGTGCTCACTCACGGCACCAATGGCAGCACGGCAGGGAATAGCTTGAACTACAGTGTGATGGTGATTGGTACCACCGCCACGGTGACAATGACCGGAGGCAATATGTCTACCGCCGCGGCTCAGACCATGATTGATAACATGAGTTACCAGAACAACAGTAACTCCCCCAGCACTAGCAACCGAGTCGTGACGTTAACCAGCATTCAGGACAGTGGTGGTACCGCCAATGGTGGTGATAATACCGGCTCCCTGGCGGTGGCTTCCACGGTGACCGTGGTACAAAACAACGATGAGCCGACGTTAACCGCCAATGGCAGTAACCCGACCTTTACCGAAGGCGGGGCAGCGGGCAGTTTATTTAATGGCACCAGTATCAGTACGGTGGAAGCCGGGCAAACCATTAAGGGCTTTACCTTCAGCGTGTCCAATGTGGCTAACGGCATCAATGAAGTGATCAACATTGATGGCACGGCGATTGTACTCACCCATGGTACCAGTGGCAGTACCGCAGGGAATAGCTTGAGTTACAGTGTCTCTGTCGTAGGAACCACAGCCACGGTTTCGTTGGCCGGTGGCACGATGTCTACCGCCACCGCGCAAACCCTGATTGATAACATGAGTTATCAGAACAACAGCAATACCCCCAGCACCAGCAACCGGGTGGTCACCTTAACCAGTATTCAAGACAGTGGCGGTACCGCCAATGGTGGGGATGATACGGCGTCGATCTCGGTGGCCTCGACGGTGACTATCGTTGGAGTCAATGATGAACCCACCTTAACCGCCAATGCCAGCAACCCGACCTATACCGAAGGAGGCGCAGCGGCGAGCCTGTTTACCGGCACCGATATTAATACGGTGGAGTCTGGGCAAAACATTACCGGGCTGAGCTTTACCATCACTAATGTGACCAATGGCAGTAATGAGCGGATCAATATCGATGGCACCACCATTGTGCTCACTCACGGCACCAATGGCAGCACGGCAGGGAATAGCCTGAATTACAGTGTGATGGTGATTGGTACCACGGCCACGGTGACTATGACCGGGGGTAACCTCTCAGTAGCTGCAGCGGAGACCATGATTGATAACATGAGTTACCAGAACAACAGTAACTCCCCCAGCACTAGCAACCGAGTCGTGACCTTAACCAGCATTCAGGACAGTGGTGGCACCGCCAATGGTGGCGATAATACCGGCTCCCTCGCAGTAGCTTCCACGGTGACGGTGGTACAAAACAACGATGAGCCGACGTTAACCGCCAATGGCAGTAACCCGACCTTTACCGAAGGCGGGGCAGCGGGCAGTTTATTTAATGGCACCAGTATCAGTACGGTGGAAGCCGGGCAAACCATTAAGGGCTTTACCTTCAGCGTGTCCAATGTGGCTAACGGCATCAATGAAGTGATCAACATTGATGGCACGGCGATTGTACTCACCCATGGTACCAGTGGCAGTACCGCAGGGAATAGCTTGAGTTACAGTGTCTCTGTCGTAGGAACCACAGCCACGGTTTCGTTGGCCGGTGGCACGATGTCTACCGCCACCGCGCAAACCCTGATTGATAACATGAGTTATCAGAACAACAGCAATACCCCCAGCACCAGCAACCGGGTGGTCACCTTAACCAGTATTCAAGACAGTGGCGGTACCGCCAATGGTGGGGATGATACGGCGTCGATCTCGGTGGCCTCGACGGTGACTATCGTTGGAGTCAATGATGAACCCACCTTAACCGCCAATGCCAGCAACCCGACCTATACCGAAGGAGGCGCAGCGGCGAGCCTGTTTACCGGCACCGATATTAATACGGTGGAGTCTGGGCAAAACATTACCGGGCTGAGCTTTACCATCACTAATGTGACCAATGGCAGTAATGAGCGGATTAATATTGATGGCACCACCATTGTGCTCACTCACGGCACCAATGGCAGCACTGCAGGCAATAGCCTGAATTACAGTGTGATGGTGATTGGTACCACGGCCACGGTGACTATGACCGGGGGTAACCTATCGGTTGCAGCGGCGGAAACCATGATCGACAACATGAGTTACCAGAACAACAGTAATTCTCCCAGCACTAGCAACCGAGTCGTGACCTTAACCAGCATTCAGGACAGTGGTGGCACCGCCAATGGTGGCGATAATACCGGCTCCCTGGCGGTGGCTTCCACGGTGACGGTGGTACAAAACAACGATGAGCCGACGTTAACCGCCAATGGCAGTAACCCAACCTTTACCGAAGGCGGGGCAGCTGGCAGTTTATTTAATGGCACCAGTATCAGTACGGTGGAAGCCGGGCAAACCATCAAGGGCTTTACCTTTAGCGTCTCCAATGTGGCCAACGGCATCAATGAAGTCATCAACATTGATGGCACGGCGATTGTACTCACCCATGGCTCCAGTGGCAGTACCGCAGGGAATAGCTTGAGTTACAGTGTCTCTGTCGTAGGAACCACAGCCACGGTTTCGTTGGCCGGTGGCACGATGTCTACCGCCACCGCGCAAACCCTGATTGATAACATGAGTTATCAGAACAACAGCAATACCCCCAGCACCAGCAACCGGGTGGTCACCTTAACCAGTATTCAAGACAGTGGCGGTACCGCCAATGGTGGGGATGATACGGCGTCGATCTCGGTGGCCTCGACGGTGACTATCGTTGGAGTCAATGATGAACCCACCTTAACCGCCAATGCCAGCAACCCGACCTATACCGAAGGAGGCGCAGCGGCGAGCCTGTTTACCGGCACCGATATTAATACGGTGGAGTCTGGGCAAAACATTACCGGGCTGAGCTTTACCATCACTAATGTGACCAATGGCAGTAATGAGCGGATTAATATTGATGGCACCACCATTGTGCTCACTCACGGCACCAATGGCAGCACTGCAGGCAATAGCCTGAATTACAGTGTGATGGTGATTGGTACCACGGCCACGGTGACTATGACCGGGGGTAACCTATCGGTTGCAGCGGCGGAAACCATGATCGACAACATGAGTTACCAGAACAACAGTAATTCTCCCAGCACTAGCAACCGAGTCGTGACCTTAACCAGCATTCAGGACAGTGGTGGCACCGCCAATGGTGGCGATAATACCGGCTCCCTGGCGGTGGCTTCCACGGTGACGGTGGTACAAAACAACGATGAGCCGACGTTAACCGCCAATGGCAGTAACCCAACCTTTACCGAAGGCGGGGCAGCTGGCAGTTTATTTAATGGCACCAGTATCAGTACGGTGGAAGCCGGGCAAACCATCAAGGGCTTTACCTTCAGCGTGTCCAATGTGGCTAACGGCATCAATGAAGTGATCAACATTGATGGCACGGCGATTGTACTCACCCATGGCACCAGTGGCAGTACCGCAGGGAATAGCTTGAGTTACAGTGTCTCTGTCGTAGGAACCACCGCGACGGTTTCGTTGGCCGGTGGCACGATGTCTACCGCCACCGCGCAAACCCTGATTGATAACATGAGTTATCAGAACAACAGCAATACCCCCAGCACCAGCAACCGGGTGGTGACGTTGACTAGCATTCAGGACAGTGGCGGTACCGCCAATGGTGGGGATGATACGGCGTCGATCTCGGTGGCCTCGACGGTGACTATCGTTGGAGTCAATGATGAACCCACCTTAACCGCCAATGCCAGCAACCCGACCTATACCGAAGGGGGCGCAGCGGCGAGCCTGTTTACCGGCACCGATATTAATACGGTGGAGTCTGGGCAAAATATCACTGGGCTGAGCTTTACCATCACTAATGTGACCAATGGCAGTAATGAGCGGATCAATATTGATGGCACCACCATTGTGCTCACTCATGGCACCAATGGCAGCACGGCAGGGAATAGCCTGAATTACAGTGTGATGGTGATCGGCACCACGGCCACGGTGACTATGACCGGGGGTAACCTATCGGTTGCAGCGGCGGAAACCATGATCGACAACATGAGTTACCAGAACAACAGTAATTCTCCCAGCACCAGCAATCGAGTCGTGACCTTAACCAGCATTCAGGACAGTGGTGGCACCGCCAATGGTGGCGATAATACCGGCTCACTCGCAGTAGCTTCCACGGTGACCGTGGTACAAAACAACGATGAGCCGACCTTAACTTCCAATGGCAGCAACCCCACCTTTACCGAAGGGGGCGCTGCTGGCAGCCTGTTTAATGGCACCAGTATCAGTACCGTGGAAGCGGGCCAAACCATCAAGGGCTTCACCTTTAGCGTGTCCAATGTGGCCAACGGCATCAATGAAGTCATCAACATTGATGGCACGGCGATTGTACTCACCCATGGCACCAGTGGCAGTACCGCAGGGAATAGCTTGAATTACAGTGTCTCTGTCGTAGGAACCACAGCCACAGTTTCGTTGGCCGGTGGCACGATGTTTACCGCCACCGCGCAAACCCTGATTGATAACATGAGTTATCAGAACAACAGCAATACCCCCAGCACTAGCAACCGGGTGGTGACGTTGACTAGCATTCAGGACAGTGGCGGTACCGCCAATGGTGGGGATGATACGGCGTCGATCTCGGTGGCCTCGACGGTGACCATCGTTGGCGTCAATGATGAGCCCACCTTAACTGCCAATGCCAGCAACCCGACCTATACAGAAGGGGGCGCGGCGGCGAGCCTGTTTACTGGCACTAGCATTAGCACGGTAGAAGCCGGACAAACGATTACTGGACTGACCTTTACTGTCAGTAATGTTAGCGATGGTAGCAGCGAAGTCATTGTTGTGGATGGGGTTGCGGTGGTACTGACTCAGGGAAATAGTGGTACCACGGCGACCAATGGCCTGAACTATAACGTGACAATGGTGGGTACAACGGCAACCGTATCACTGACAGGCGGTAACTTATCTGCTGCAGCGGCTCAGTCAGTGATTGATAACATGGCTTATCAGAATAACAACCAAATGCCTACGACAGCGAGTCGGGTTGTTACGTTAACCAGTATTCAGGACAGTGGCGGTACGGCTAATGGTGGCGACAATACGGGGTCGTTAGCCATTGCTTCCACAGTGACTGTAGTGGCTAACAATGATGCACCTACGTTGAGTAGTACGGCCAGTAATCCTACCTATGTTGAAGATGGTGCTGCAGTGAACTTATTCAGTGGCACCACCATTGATACAGTAGAAACAGGTCAAACCCTAACGGGGTTGAGTTTTAATGTGAGCAACATTAACGATGGAATTAACGAAATCATTAATGTTGATGGAACTCAGATCAGGCTAGTGGATGGTCGTAGCGGTATTACCTCGATTAATAATTTAAGCTATACCGTGAGTGTTGTAGGGTCGACAGCACAGGTTAATTTAACGGGAGGTTCGTTATCTGTGGTAGCCATGCAAGCCTTGGTCAATGGCATGAGCTATCAAAATAACAGCCAATTCCCTGATACCAGTGAACGGGTAGTGACATTAACCAAATTATCCGACAGCGGTGGTGTAGCTAATGGTGGTCAGGATGCAAGTGCATTTACTATTCATTCTACGGTGAGTGTGGTACAGGTCAATGATGCACCAACGGCAATTAGCCTATCTAGTGATGTCATTCGAAAATCCAATACCACTGGTTTAATTGGAACCTTTGCCACAACGGATGTAGATACGGATGATACCCATAGTTACAGTTTGGTGACTGGTGTCGGTAGTCAACATAATGGTTTATTTTCCATTACGGGTAACTTACTCAAACCTAAAGATTTATCGACGATAGATGGGGGCGCTTATAGTATTCGAGTGGCCGTCAATGATGGGAATGGCGGGCGTTTTGAACGAACATTTACGATTAGCATTATTGATGATGTAGCCACCAATCTGAATATATCCCAGCTCAGTGGTAATAGTGCAGCTGATACGACACTTAGTGTATCTGACCCAGCTCCCCTAGCCACTTTTGTGCTTGAGCCCATAGGTTCAGAAACGGTTTTATCTGATACTGTCGAAACCACTACCCCTACCTTCACTGTGAGACCTGTTGTGAGTACCTCAATTCCTACTATTAATACGACAGCTGATGTTATTACTACCAGTACAGGAATTGCAGTAGGCTTACCACAAAGAGCTGCTGTCGGTTTAGGTATTAATCCAGCCTTTGGTTTTTCCACTGCAAATGGCGTTGGTTTTAGTACAAGCGGTGATAGCGGTGCCGCTGTCCTAGTACCCAGTGGAAGTGATTCAGCCATTTCAGGTGGAGGAGAGCCAGGGGTTCGAGTGAGCTTTGGCTCTCAGGCGTTGCCAACCAATGCTCCTTCAGTCACACCATCCCCTGTAACATCACCTATCCCAGGAGTGGCCCCCATAACACTCGTTTCTCCCATTGATAATCAACCAATGGGGAA